In the Chitinophagaceae bacterium genome, one interval contains:
- the lon gene encoding endopeptidase La gives MDNTFYLQNHEDEMEFMPIIPLNEEDDGSADGQVIPDEIPILALRNTVLFPGVVIPITVGRDKSIKAVNDAYKADKLIGVVAQKDSNVEEPTVSDLEDIGTVAKIAKLIKMPDGGTTIIIQGRKRCKIEEVTTDDPYFRAKIKVLTDEVLKDDADFNAMVGSIKDLAGQIVNLSPNLPSEAAIILKNIENPSFLIHFVSSNLNCDIKDKQRLLEISNIKARAELLMNLMQTELQYTELKNKVTNKTRAELDKQQREYFLQQQMKAIKDELGGDNVAEVKDMLKKAENKKWSAAAKEMFTKGVEKLERMHPSTPDYSVVYNHLDLMLDLPWNDYTEDSYDLKKAKKILDQDHYGMQKIKERILEYLAVLKLKGDMKSPILCFLGPPGIGKTSLGKSIAAAINRKYVRVSLGGLHDESEIRGHRKTYIGAMPGRILQSIRKIKSGNPVMILDEIDKVGSDNRGDPSSALLEVLDPEQNNTFYDNYLELEYDLSRVLFIATANNISSIPAPLRDRLEIIDLSGYAVEEKIEIAKRHLIPKQKEMHGLKEAAFKLSDAVLEKIIQDYTRESGVRELDRQLASIMRYQAKELVIRGKLKATITNNDVEKILGKPRYSNDMYKIANMPGVAVGLAWTYVGGDILFIETQLSDGKGELKLTGNLGNVMKESASTALTYLEANCRKLNIAPEEFNKKDIHIHVPEGAVPKDGPSAGITMLSALASAFTGRKIKPYLAMTGEITLRGQVLPVGGIKEKVLAARRAGLKEIIMCWQNEKDVLEINSQYIKGMKFHYVKTMQQVLDLALT, from the coding sequence ATGGATAATACGTTTTATTTACAGAATCACGAAGATGAAATGGAATTCATGCCCATCATTCCACTTAATGAAGAGGATGACGGAAGTGCCGACGGGCAGGTGATTCCGGACGAAATACCCATTCTGGCGTTACGGAATACCGTACTCTTTCCCGGGGTAGTGATCCCGATCACGGTAGGCAGGGATAAGAGTATTAAGGCAGTGAATGACGCATACAAAGCTGACAAATTGATAGGCGTGGTAGCGCAAAAAGACAGTAATGTGGAAGAACCTACTGTGAGCGACCTGGAAGATATCGGAACCGTTGCAAAAATTGCCAAGCTCATAAAAATGCCCGATGGCGGTACCACCATCATCATACAGGGGCGCAAACGCTGCAAGATCGAAGAAGTTACAACCGATGATCCCTATTTCAGGGCAAAGATCAAAGTACTCACAGATGAAGTATTAAAAGACGACGCGGATTTCAATGCCATGGTGGGCAGCATCAAGGACCTGGCCGGGCAGATCGTTAACCTCTCACCCAACCTGCCCAGCGAAGCAGCCATCATTCTGAAGAATATTGAGAACCCCTCCTTCCTCATTCATTTTGTAAGCAGCAACCTGAACTGTGATATAAAAGACAAACAGCGTTTGCTGGAGATCAGCAATATAAAAGCCAGGGCCGAACTGCTGATGAACCTGATGCAGACCGAACTGCAATACACCGAACTGAAAAATAAAGTAACCAATAAGACAAGGGCCGAACTGGATAAACAGCAGCGGGAATATTTCTTGCAGCAGCAGATGAAAGCCATCAAGGATGAACTGGGCGGTGATAACGTGGCGGAAGTGAAAGACATGCTGAAGAAAGCAGAGAATAAAAAATGGTCGGCGGCTGCAAAAGAGATGTTCACCAAGGGTGTTGAGAAACTGGAACGCATGCATCCCTCCACGCCTGATTATTCTGTAGTGTACAATCACCTGGACCTGATGCTTGACCTTCCCTGGAATGATTATACAGAAGATTCGTATGACCTGAAGAAAGCGAAAAAGATACTTGATCAGGATCATTACGGTATGCAAAAGATAAAGGAAAGGATCCTGGAATACTTAGCCGTATTGAAATTAAAAGGGGATATGAAATCGCCCATCCTCTGTTTCCTGGGCCCCCCGGGTATCGGTAAAACAAGTTTGGGAAAAAGCATTGCTGCCGCCATCAACCGAAAATATGTACGGGTAAGCCTGGGTGGTTTACATGACGAAAGCGAGATACGGGGCCACCGCAAGACTTATATCGGTGCCATGCCCGGCCGCATCCTGCAATCCATCCGCAAAATAAAATCGGGTAACCCGGTAATGATACTGGACGAGATCGATAAAGTGGGAAGCGATAACCGTGGTGACCCTTCTTCTGCCTTGCTGGAGGTGCTGGACCCCGAGCAGAACAATACTTTTTATGACAATTACCTGGAGCTTGAATATGACCTGAGCAGGGTTTTATTCATTGCCACGGCAAATAACATAAGCAGCATACCGGCACCACTAAGAGACAGGCTGGAGATCATTGACCTCAGTGGTTATGCCGTAGAAGAGAAGATCGAAATTGCCAAACGCCATCTTATCCCGAAGCAAAAGGAAATGCATGGCCTCAAGGAGGCCGCTTTTAAGTTAAGTGATGCGGTGCTGGAAAAGATCATACAGGATTACACAAGGGAGAGCGGGGTGCGGGAATTAGACAGGCAGCTGGCAAGCATCATGCGCTACCAGGCCAAGGAACTGGTGATCCGGGGTAAACTGAAAGCCACCATCACCAACAATGATGTGGAGAAGATACTGGGTAAGCCACGGTACAGCAACGATATGTACAAGATCGCCAATATGCCGGGCGTGGCGGTGGGCCTGGCTTGGACCTATGTGGGAGGCGACATCCTTTTCATCGAAACACAACTGAGTGATGGAAAAGGTGAACTGAAACTCACGGGCAACCTCGGCAATGTGATGAAGGAAAGCGCCAGCACGGCCCTCACCTACCTGGAGGCAAACTGCAGAAAATTGAACATAGCGCCGGAAGAATTCAACAAAAAAGACATTCACATACACGTGCCGGAAGGTGCTGTGCCCAAGGACGGACCGAGTGCAGGCATCACCATGCTTTCGGCGCTGGCAAGCGCATTTACCGGCCGCAAAATAAAACCGTACCTGGCCATGACCGGGGAGATCACTTTACGCGGACAGGTATTGCCTGTTGGCGGGATAAAGGAAAAAGTACTGGCCGCACGGAGAGCCGGACTCAAAGAGATCATCATGTGCTGGCAGAATGAAAAAGATGTGCTGGAAATAAACAGCCAGTATATCAAAGGCATGAAATTTCATTATGTAAAGACCATGCAGCAGGTGTTAGACCTGGCTTTAACATAA
- a CDS encoding HD domain-containing protein, with product MYINCDDKELFVLKKIAHAAEEIGVPCYLIGGFVRDKILGRDTKDIDIVCVGDGIELADRVSRKFNPKPEVHFFKNFGTAQIKFEDMEIEFVGARKESYHFDSRKPAVETGTLADDQNRRDFTINALAISLNKNDFGELLDPFNGIKDLERKNIQTPLAPDQTFSDDPLRMMRAIRFATQLNFTIHPETFAAIGENADRIKIVSGERIADELNKILSSSKPSIGFDLLYKSGLLKIIFPQMVELEGAEYIDGKGHKDNFYHTLQVVDNISEKTEDIWLRWAAVLHDIAKPVTKKFEEGHGWTFHGHEVVGGRMVPKLFARLKLPQNEKMKFVRKMVEMHLRPISLTRENITDSAIRRLLFDAGEDFDALMTLCEADITSKNKTKVKRYLENFEMVRKRCAEVEEKDHVRNWQPPITGEHIMQTFSLQPGRAVGDIKNAIREAILDGVIPNEYQAAYDFMIAKAKELGIGHWSLVIGHWSLVIGHWSFGILI from the coding sequence ATGTATATTAATTGCGACGATAAGGAACTCTTTGTGTTAAAAAAGATAGCCCATGCCGCGGAGGAGATCGGCGTGCCCTGTTACCTCATTGGGGGATTTGTGCGGGATAAGATACTGGGAAGAGATACAAAAGACATCGACATTGTCTGCGTAGGTGATGGCATTGAACTGGCAGACCGGGTTTCCCGGAAATTCAATCCCAAACCCGAAGTTCATTTCTTTAAGAATTTTGGAACGGCGCAGATAAAGTTTGAAGATATGGAGATCGAGTTTGTAGGCGCACGGAAAGAAAGCTACCATTTCGACAGCCGCAAGCCTGCCGTGGAAACCGGGACACTGGCAGATGACCAGAACCGCCGTGACTTCACCATCAATGCACTGGCCATCAGCCTGAATAAAAACGATTTTGGTGAACTGCTTGATCCGTTCAACGGGATAAAGGACCTGGAACGGAAGAATATACAGACACCCCTCGCTCCTGATCAAACATTCAGCGATGACCCCCTTCGCATGATGCGGGCCATCCGTTTTGCCACACAGCTGAATTTTACCATCCACCCCGAGACCTTTGCGGCCATTGGCGAAAATGCTGATCGTATAAAGATCGTCAGCGGCGAACGGATCGCTGATGAATTGAATAAGATCTTATCAAGCAGCAAACCTTCCATTGGTTTCGACCTGCTGTACAAAAGCGGGTTGCTGAAAATAATTTTTCCGCAGATGGTTGAACTGGAGGGGGCCGAGTATATAGATGGCAAGGGGCACAAGGATAATTTTTATCATACCCTGCAGGTGGTCGACAACATTTCAGAAAAGACAGAAGACATCTGGCTTCGCTGGGCGGCCGTATTGCATGATATTGCCAAACCGGTCACCAAGAAATTTGAGGAAGGGCATGGCTGGACCTTTCATGGTCATGAAGTGGTTGGCGGAAGAATGGTACCGAAACTGTTTGCCCGGCTGAAACTGCCGCAGAATGAAAAGATGAAATTCGTGCGCAAGATGGTGGAGATGCACCTGCGCCCCATCAGTCTTACCCGGGAAAATATCACCGACAGCGCCATACGCCGGCTGCTGTTTGATGCCGGTGAAGACTTTGATGCATTGATGACCTTATGCGAGGCAGACATCACTTCAAAGAATAAGACCAAGGTAAAACGCTACCTTGAAAATTTTGAAATGGTACGTAAGCGCTGTGCGGAAGTGGAAGAGAAGGATCACGTACGAAACTGGCAGCCGCCCATCACCGGGGAACACATCATGCAAACATTCAGCCTGCAGCCGGGCCGTGCGGTGGGTGATATAAAGAACGCTATAAGAGAAGCCATTCTGGATGGCGTTATTCCGAATGAGTACCAGGCGGCTTATGATTTTATGATAGCTAAGGCAAAGGAGTTGGGGATTGGTCATTGGTCATTGGTCATTGGTCATTGGTCATTGGTCATTGGTCATTGGTCATTTGGAATACTCATTTAA
- the miaA gene encoding tRNA (adenosine(37)-N6)-dimethylallyltransferase MiaA — translation MTPTCIVIVGPTAVGKTSLAIKVAQHFHTKIISADSRQCFKELNTGVAKPSAGELRSVEHYFINSHSIQEEVNAAVFEQYALEKVNEIFRHNNVAVMVGGTGLYVKAFCQGIDELPVIDHAIRQSILAGYEAGGLEWLQRQVEKNDPVYYLSGEIKNPQRLMRALEVKLSTGRSILLFQTQQKKKRDFNIIKIGLQLPREQLIANINNRVDAMVQAGLPEEVEQLLPYKKLNALQTVGYREIFAYLDGTVSLTEAAEMIKLNTRQYAKRQMTWFRKDKEVKWCEPDLDAVMELVKEVCV, via the coding sequence ATGACCCCGACCTGCATTGTTATCGTTGGCCCAACGGCCGTAGGTAAGACCTCCCTTGCTATTAAGGTAGCGCAGCATTTTCATACAAAGATCATTTCGGCCGACAGCCGCCAGTGTTTTAAAGAACTGAATACAGGCGTGGCAAAACCTTCTGCTGGGGAATTAAGGTCCGTTGAACATTATTTCATCAACTCCCACTCCATCCAGGAAGAAGTGAATGCGGCCGTGTTTGAACAATATGCCCTGGAAAAAGTAAATGAGATATTCCGGCACAATAATGTGGCGGTGATGGTGGGTGGCACGGGGTTGTATGTAAAAGCATTCTGCCAGGGTATCGACGAATTGCCGGTTATCGATCATGCAATCCGGCAAAGCATCCTGGCCGGGTATGAGGCAGGAGGACTTGAATGGCTGCAAAGACAGGTGGAAAAAAATGATCCGGTCTATTACCTGAGCGGGGAGATAAAGAACCCGCAGCGGTTGATGCGGGCCCTGGAAGTAAAGCTTTCCACCGGCAGGTCCATCCTGCTGTTCCAGACACAGCAGAAAAAGAAACGGGATTTCAACATCATTAAGATCGGACTGCAGTTACCCCGGGAACAACTGATCGCTAACATCAATAACCGGGTGGATGCCATGGTGCAGGCCGGTTTGCCGGAGGAAGTGGAACAACTGCTTCCGTATAAAAAACTGAATGCATTGCAAACCGTTGGCTACCGGGAAATATTTGCTTACCTCGATGGTACTGTATCGTTAACGGAGGCGGCCGAAATGATCAAGCTGAATACCCGCCAATATGCCAAGCGGCAGATGACCTGGTTCCGGAAGGATAAAGAAGTGAAATGGTGTGAGCCGGATCTTGATGCGGTAATGGAATTGGTTAAGGAAGTATGTGTTTAA
- a CDS encoding FkbM family methyltransferase, translated as MNAKEIFYSLLPNGLKNSIMKRQMLKQNHLFTSFAQEGEDKILEKYFGEQTNSGFFIDVGANHPHKFSNTYKLYLKGWHGINIDANPGTKKIFDKLRPRDINIETGISKTPSRLDYYTFEHNIFNTFDRETALAHCKEFSIEIKEVIKLETKTLAAVLDSLDLGSTRIDFLSVDVEGFDLDVLESCDWARYRPEVILIESLHTDLEHIQSNPVVKFLHPLNYRLFAKTYNTLFFTNKPPGND; from the coding sequence GTGAACGCAAAAGAAATATTTTATTCGCTCCTGCCAAACGGGCTGAAGAATTCCATCATGAAGCGGCAGATGCTGAAACAAAACCACCTGTTTACTTCATTCGCCCAGGAGGGAGAAGACAAAATACTGGAAAAGTATTTTGGCGAACAGACCAACAGCGGATTCTTCATTGACGTTGGAGCCAATCATCCCCATAAATTCTCAAATACCTATAAACTTTACCTGAAAGGCTGGCATGGCATCAATATAGATGCCAACCCCGGCACCAAAAAAATATTCGACAAACTCAGGCCCCGCGATATAAATATTGAAACCGGGATAAGCAAAACCCCTTCGCGGCTGGATTATTATACGTTTGAACACAACATCTTCAATACGTTTGACCGGGAAACCGCTTTGGCACATTGTAAAGAATTCTCCATTGAAATCAAAGAGGTCATAAAACTGGAAACGAAAACCCTTGCGGCAGTTCTTGACAGCCTGGACCTGGGTTCAACCCGGATCGATTTCCTTTCGGTGGATGTGGAAGGATTTGACCTCGACGTCCTGGAATCCTGTGATTGGGCCAGATACAGGCCGGAAGTAATTTTAATCGAGTCATTGCATACCGATCTTGAACACATACAAAGCAACCCGGTCGTTAAATTCCTGCATCCACTGAACTACAGGCTGTTTGCCAAAACATACAATACCCTCTTTTTTACTAATAAGCCGCCTGGAAATGACTGA
- a CDS encoding proline--tRNA ligase, which yields MSKELTSRAEDYSQWYNDLVIKGGLADYSAVRGCMVIKPYGFALWENMRDQLDKMFKETGHVNAYFPLFIPKSFLSKEAAHVEGFAKECAVVTHYRLMNDPNGKGIVVDPDAKLEEELIVRPTSETIIWNTYKDWIQSYRDLPLLINQWANVVRWEMRTRLFLRTAEFLWQEGHTAHATKEEAIEETEKMLDVYAEFVETYMAVPVIKGVKTASERFAGAEDTYCIEALMQDGKALQAGTSHFLGQNFAKAFEVQFLNKENKQEYVWATSWGVSTRLIGALIMAHSDDQGLVMPPRIAPLQVVIVPIYKGEESKAAIDGKVNEIMRSLKAKGIRVKYDSSDNSRPGWKFAQYELQGVPVRIAMGLRDMENNVVEVARRDTKEKNSMPLDGLTDNIANLLEEIQLNIYNRALVFRNENIRPANTWDEFVKLLDEKGGFISAHWDGTAETEEKIKEQTKATIRCIPLNNKQESGACILTGKPSTQRVLFARAY from the coding sequence ATGAGTAAAGAACTAACATCAAGGGCAGAAGATTATTCGCAATGGTACAATGATCTTGTTATTAAAGGGGGGCTGGCCGATTATTCAGCCGTGCGGGGATGCATGGTCATCAAACCCTATGGTTTTGCCCTTTGGGAAAACATGCGTGACCAGCTGGACAAAATGTTCAAGGAAACAGGGCATGTGAATGCCTATTTTCCCTTATTCATTCCCAAAAGTTTTTTAAGCAAGGAAGCCGCCCACGTGGAGGGTTTTGCAAAAGAATGCGCCGTGGTAACCCATTACCGCCTGATGAATGATCCCAATGGTAAAGGCATTGTGGTTGACCCGGATGCAAAACTGGAAGAAGAGCTGATCGTCAGGCCAACTTCTGAAACGATCATATGGAATACGTATAAGGACTGGATCCAGTCATACCGTGACCTTCCCTTGCTGATCAACCAATGGGCCAATGTTGTCCGTTGGGAAATGCGTACCCGTTTGTTCCTGCGTACGGCCGAATTTTTATGGCAGGAAGGGCACACGGCCCATGCAACAAAAGAAGAAGCCATTGAAGAAACGGAGAAAATGCTGGATGTGTATGCCGAATTTGTGGAAACCTATATGGCTGTACCCGTGATCAAAGGGGTGAAAACAGCCAGCGAGCGGTTTGCCGGCGCCGAAGACACCTATTGCATCGAGGCATTGATGCAGGACGGCAAGGCGTTGCAGGCAGGTACTTCCCATTTCCTGGGACAGAACTTTGCGAAGGCTTTTGAAGTGCAGTTCCTGAACAAGGAAAACAAGCAGGAATATGTGTGGGCCACGTCCTGGGGAGTATCAACAAGATTGATCGGCGCATTGATCATGGCGCATAGCGATGACCAGGGATTGGTGATGCCGCCAAGGATCGCCCCCCTGCAGGTGGTCATCGTTCCTATTTACAAAGGGGAGGAGAGCAAAGCCGCCATCGATGGAAAAGTGAATGAGATCATGCGGTCTTTAAAAGCAAAAGGCATCCGGGTTAAATACGATAGCAGCGATAACAGCCGCCCTGGCTGGAAATTTGCACAGTACGAATTGCAGGGTGTTCCGGTAAGGATCGCCATGGGCTTACGGGATATGGAAAACAATGTGGTGGAAGTTGCCCGCCGGGATACCAAAGAAAAAAACAGTATGCCGCTGGACGGACTGACTGATAATATTGCAAACCTGCTGGAAGAAATTCAGCTGAATATTTACAACAGGGCGCTTGTTTTCCGCAACGAAAATATCAGGCCTGCCAATACCTGGGATGAGTTTGTAAAACTGCTGGATGAAAAGGGAGGCTTTATCTCGGCGCATTGGGATGGCACTGCCGAAACGGAAGAGAAGATAAAAGAACAGACCAAGGCAACCATCCGTTGCATTCCGCTTAATAACAAGCAGGAGAGTGGCGCCTGTATCCTCACCGGCAAACCAAGTACACAGCGGGTGCTTTTTGCGAGGGCGTATTAA
- a CDS encoding DUF2752 domain-containing protein has protein sequence MSFWFLNIIDWLQQHQLPCLFRQLTHIDCPGCGMQRSFCCYWVAILPEVSGCILL, from the coding sequence ATGTCTTTCTGGTTTTTAAATATTATTGACTGGCTCCAGCAGCACCAATTGCCCTGTTTGTTCAGGCAGCTTACACATATCGATTGTCCCGGATGCGGTATGCAGCGTAGTTTTTGTTGTTACTGGGTGGCGATTTTGCCGGAAGTATCCGGATGTATCCTGCTTTGA
- a CDS encoding RDD family protein, giving the protein MSIIRIATAFNIDLEFEIAEFHKRLLAYILDFILLIIFLFSMKYLLYAGFLLELEENMGLDILIISLPMLLYSLLTELWMNGQTVGKKIMGIRVISLEGGEPTLGQFILRWITKFFEWPFLFGYIAFSNANLFAYTFITGLFGIAVVIIISVSPKSQRLGDMIAGTVVVNARSALTVADTVFMNINKTDYKVMFPEVMRLSDRDINTIKSVLQQAGKRNNYDMCHRVALKIKEVLNIQSDLYVDQFLEKLLEDYNYLATKE; this is encoded by the coding sequence ATGTCCATCATCCGGATAGCAACTGCATTTAATATCGACCTGGAATTTGAGATCGCCGAATTTCATAAGCGGCTGCTTGCCTATATCCTCGATTTCATCCTGCTCATCATCTTCCTTTTCAGCATGAAATACCTGCTGTATGCCGGGTTCCTGCTTGAACTTGAAGAGAATATGGGCCTCGATATCCTTATCATTTCGCTGCCCATGCTGCTGTATTCACTGCTTACCGAACTGTGGATGAACGGGCAGACGGTTGGCAAAAAAATAATGGGAATTCGGGTAATAAGCCTGGAAGGAGGCGAGCCTACCCTCGGGCAGTTCATCCTGCGCTGGATCACCAAATTCTTTGAATGGCCCTTCCTGTTCGGGTACATCGCTTTTTCAAATGCAAATCTTTTTGCCTACACGTTCATCACCGGCCTGTTTGGCATTGCCGTGGTGATCATCATTTCTGTATCGCCCAAAAGCCAGCGCCTGGGCGATATGATCGCCGGCACCGTGGTGGTGAATGCACGATCGGCACTGACCGTTGCCGACACGGTGTTCATGAACATAAACAAGACCGATTATAAAGTGATGTTTCCCGAAGTGATGCGCCTCAGCGACCGGGACATCAACACCATCAAGTCGGTGCTGCAGCAGGCCGGCAAGCGCAACAACTACGATATGTGCCACCGGGTAGCCCTGAAGATCAAAGAAGTACTCAACATACAAAGCGACCTGTATGTTGACCAGTTCCTGGAAAAATTGCTGGAAGATTACAATTACCTGGCCACAAAAGAATGA
- a CDS encoding stage II sporulation protein M — translation MREAMFIKKNAEKWNEYQHSPTDNPDVTAERFVDLIDDLSYAKTFYPKSKVTRWINGIAAGIYQSIYRNKKEKYSRIFTFWKYELPLLFKRYHRIFLFTTVVFILFVAIGVFSSIYNENFVRGVLGDGYVDMTEENIAKGDPFGVYKDDNPFSMFVRIGFNNIRVAFLSFIFGFTLGILTMWVMWKNGLLLGSFQYMFFAKGLGTKSVLVIWIHGTLEISAIVIASTAGFILASGILFPKTYSRWVSFKRSARDAAKVLISLVPIFIVAAFFESYITHLMSQTFDKADNPGLPVWVSILILAVSLAFIIWYFVIHPIRLHKKGYYIRPDGIIHRLKKENE, via the coding sequence ATGCGGGAAGCGATGTTCATCAAAAAGAATGCAGAGAAGTGGAATGAATACCAGCATTCTCCAACCGACAACCCCGATGTGACGGCGGAGCGGTTTGTTGACCTGATCGATGATCTCAGCTATGCAAAGACATTCTACCCGAAGAGCAAGGTGACCCGCTGGATAAACGGGATAGCCGCGGGTATTTACCAGAGCATCTACCGCAATAAGAAAGAAAAGTACAGCCGCATATTCACTTTCTGGAAATACGAACTGCCGCTCCTGTTCAAAAGGTATCACCGCATCTTTTTATTCACAACGGTTGTTTTCATCCTCTTTGTCGCCATCGGTGTTTTTTCCTCCATTTACAACGAGAACTTTGTACGGGGTGTGCTCGGCGATGGATATGTTGACATGACGGAGGAGAACATAGCCAAAGGGGACCCTTTCGGTGTGTATAAAGATGATAACCCTTTTTCAATGTTTGTACGGATCGGGTTCAATAATATCCGGGTGGCCTTTCTCTCGTTCATTTTCGGCTTTACGCTGGGCATACTCACCATGTGGGTCATGTGGAAGAATGGTTTACTGCTGGGCAGCTTTCAATACATGTTCTTTGCAAAAGGACTGGGCACAAAATCGGTGCTGGTAATATGGATACACGGTACACTGGAGATATCTGCCATTGTGATCGCTTCCACCGCCGGCTTCATACTGGCAAGCGGGATCCTGTTCCCGAAAACCTATTCACGATGGGTCTCGTTTAAAAGAAGCGCCCGGGATGCTGCCAAAGTGCTGATAAGCCTGGTACCCATTTTTATTGTGGCTGCGTTTTTTGAAAGTTATATCACGCACCTCATGAGCCAGACCTTTGATAAGGCCGATAACCCGGGATTACCTGTCTGGGTCAGCATACTCATACTGGCGGTTTCACTGGCATTCATCATCTGGTATTTTGTGATCCACCCCATACGTTTACATAAGAAAGGTTATTATATCCGGCCGGATGGCATCATTCACCGGCTGAAAAAGGAGAATGAATAA
- a CDS encoding DUF4129 domain-containing protein, with amino-acid sequence MNKRICISLLALLFFAPAQGQQKRYIYIDSTLIKNGEPYPAEEPADEAVAEPVPDDHTEINEAVNEEVLDTTLYLNGLITSPDSVRQWKKAQEYAYMKNMDSLLKDLQQKEKNQNQRTPVSTGPGLLESILSSAILKILLWTLAGGFVLFIVYRLFLADGVFRRESRLVKDKAQEIVEEHITGETDFDALINGALTNNNFRQAVRYQYLRTLHKLAGRNFVELAPDKTNYQYVREIKGPALQNDFASLTLNYEYVWYGEFEVEKDIYDKIEKGFRNFNQKV; translated from the coding sequence ATGAATAAACGCATCTGCATATCACTGCTGGCCTTATTGTTTTTTGCTCCTGCACAGGGGCAGCAAAAAAGGTATATCTATATTGATTCTACGCTCATAAAGAACGGTGAACCATACCCTGCAGAGGAGCCTGCAGATGAAGCAGTGGCGGAACCGGTGCCGGATGACCATACGGAAATCAACGAAGCGGTCAATGAAGAGGTACTGGACACCACCCTTTACCTGAACGGACTCATCACTTCCCCGGATTCTGTCAGGCAATGGAAGAAAGCGCAGGAATACGCCTACATGAAAAACATGGACAGTCTGCTGAAGGACCTGCAGCAGAAAGAAAAAAACCAAAACCAACGTACCCCGGTATCAACCGGACCGGGTTTGCTTGAAAGCATTTTATCCTCCGCTATCTTAAAAATTTTGCTGTGGACCCTTGCCGGGGGTTTTGTTCTCTTTATTGTTTACCGGCTTTTCCTGGCCGATGGCGTATTCAGGCGGGAGTCCAGGCTGGTAAAGGATAAGGCACAGGAAATAGTGGAAGAGCACATTACCGGTGAAACTGATTTTGATGCATTGATAAACGGTGCGCTAACGAATAATAATTTCCGACAGGCAGTACGTTACCAATACCTGCGTACGCTGCACAAACTGGCAGGCAGGAATTTTGTTGAGCTGGCGCCCGACAAAACCAATTACCAATATGTACGGGAAATTAAAGGTCCGGCCCTGCAGAATGACTTTGCGTCACTCACACTGAACTATGAGTATGTATGGTATGGAGAGTTTGAAGTGGAAAAGGATATCTACGATAAAATAGAGAAGGGCTTCAGGAACTTTAACCAAAAAGTATAA